The Streptomyces laurentii genome contains a region encoding:
- a CDS encoding hypothetical protein (Hypothetical protein XNR_0730 [Streptomyces albus J1074];~identified by MetaGeneAnnotator; putative), translating into MSSGGLELPPGEAGREGEPAEPVVVPPGAVSVARPVEIGAELEWGAEAWSEVRTRAQRAGRAYIWLNLVEQRLRAVVAAVLRPVYEPVHGDDWVVAAAGPAGQEWVQRAVAVREVSRRKGYLLDPADDNVLSFLTLPQLRELMVQHWPCFEPYFDDRREVELALDELEVTRNVVSRNRALSLTVLAQSERASARLLEILGSGAGVPSADRLPVDAVEDLVGDRYADVVSVHPDRVRLQRQLPAEDLFGGARRLDATGIGLNLLVQNFSGRRMVRLAESGCRIRLLFLNPASSAVKRRERELGLKKGELSRSVEMNILHMRRVRSKLRDPGAFEIHVFDETPRFTAYLVDGDGPDGLAVVQTYLRKARGMEAPVLVLRGGGRNVVRSGGPGGGVDPDGDNGLFATYREEFESVWLDSRPVS; encoded by the coding sequence GTGAGCTCGGGAGGGCTGGAGCTGCCCCCAGGCGAGGCGGGTCGCGAGGGCGAGCCGGCCGAGCCGGTGGTGGTGCCGCCCGGCGCGGTCTCCGTCGCCCGGCCGGTGGAGATCGGGGCCGAACTGGAGTGGGGCGCCGAGGCGTGGAGCGAGGTGCGCACCCGGGCCCAGCGGGCCGGCCGTGCGTACATCTGGCTCAATCTCGTCGAACAGCGGCTGCGGGCCGTCGTCGCGGCGGTGCTGCGCCCCGTCTACGAGCCGGTGCACGGCGACGACTGGGTGGTGGCCGCGGCCGGCCCCGCCGGGCAGGAGTGGGTCCAGCGGGCCGTGGCGGTCCGCGAGGTCTCCCGCCGCAAGGGCTATCTCCTCGACCCGGCCGACGACAACGTCCTGAGCTTCCTCACGCTCCCGCAGCTGCGTGAGCTGATGGTCCAGCACTGGCCGTGCTTCGAGCCGTACTTCGACGACCGGCGCGAGGTCGAGCTGGCCCTCGACGAGCTGGAGGTCACGCGCAACGTCGTCTCCCGTAACCGGGCCCTGTCGCTGACCGTGCTCGCCCAGTCCGAGCGGGCCTCCGCCCGGCTCCTGGAGATCCTGGGCAGCGGCGCCGGAGTGCCCTCGGCGGACCGGCTGCCGGTGGACGCGGTCGAGGACCTCGTGGGCGACCGGTACGCGGATGTGGTGTCCGTCCATCCCGACCGGGTGCGGCTGCAGCGGCAGCTGCCGGCCGAGGACCTGTTCGGCGGAGCGCGCCGGCTCGACGCCACCGGCATAGGCCTGAACCTGCTCGTGCAGAACTTCTCCGGGCGCCGGATGGTCCGGCTGGCCGAGTCGGGCTGCCGGATAAGGCTGCTGTTCCTCAACCCGGCCAGCAGCGCCGTCAAGCGGCGCGAGCGCGAGCTGGGCCTGAAGAAGGGCGAGCTGAGCCGGTCGGTCGAGATGAACATCCTGCACATGCGCCGGGTGCGCTCCAAGCTGCGCGACCCGGGCGCCTTCGAGATCCACGTCTTCGACGAGACCCCGCGCTTCACCGCGTACCTCGTCGACGGGGACGGTCCCGACGGGCTCGCCGTCGTCCAGACGTATCTGCGCAAGGCGCGCGGCATGGAGGCGCCGGTCCTGGTGCTGCGCGGCGGCGGGCGGAACGTGGTGCGTTCCGGCGGTCCTGGCGGCGGCGTCGACCCGGATGGCGACAACGGACTTTTCGCGACATATCGGGAGGAATTCGAGTCGGTGTGGCTCGACTCCCGGCCGGTCTCCTGA
- a CDS encoding DNA polymerase III subunit epsilon (DEDDh 3'-5' exonuclease domain family; cd06127;~DNA polymerase III subunit epsilon [Streptomyces albus J1074];~catalytic site [active];~identified by MetaGeneAnnotator; putative;~substrate binding site [chemical binding]), with protein MAWHAEALVGFDLETTGTDPLESRIVTASVVGVHGGRVVRQRDWLADPGIRIPEQASAIHGISNERAAAEGRPVREVADELAETLTGYWREGVPVVAYNASFDLTLLAAELRRHGLPSLEERLGGTAIGPVVDPYTIDRAVDRYRRGKRTLELVCAEYGVELTAAHQAAADALAAVRVAIAIAERHPAVAALDPAALHERQIGWYRTWAEDFQAFLRRKGDADAVIDPVWPIRTPALAPVAAERAAGGAPF; from the coding sequence ATGGCTTGGCATGCGGAAGCACTGGTCGGCTTCGACCTGGAGACCACCGGCACCGATCCGCTGGAGAGCCGGATCGTCACGGCCTCGGTCGTCGGCGTCCACGGCGGGCGGGTGGTCCGGCAGCGGGACTGGCTCGCCGATCCGGGCATCCGGATCCCGGAGCAGGCCTCCGCGATCCACGGCATCAGCAACGAGCGCGCCGCCGCCGAGGGCCGCCCGGTCCGCGAGGTGGCGGACGAGCTGGCCGAGACCCTGACCGGGTACTGGCGGGAGGGCGTCCCGGTCGTCGCGTACAACGCCTCGTTCGACCTGACCCTGCTCGCCGCCGAGCTGCGGCGGCACGGCCTGCCCTCCCTGGAGGAACGGCTCGGCGGCACCGCGATCGGGCCGGTCGTCGACCCGTACACCATCGACCGGGCGGTGGACCGCTACCGGCGGGGCAAGCGGACCCTGGAGCTGGTCTGCGCGGAGTACGGGGTGGAGCTGACCGCCGCCCATCAGGCGGCGGCCGACGCGCTCGCCGCCGTCCGGGTCGCCATCGCGATAGCCGAGCGGCACCCGGCCGTCGCCGCGCTCGACCCGGCCGCGCTGCACGAGCGGCAGATCGGCTGGTACCGGACCTGGGCCGAGGACTTCCAGGCCTTCCTGCGCCGCAAGGGCGACGCGGACGCGGTGATCGACCCGGTCTGGCCGATCCGCACGCCCGCGCTCGCACCGGTGGCGGCGGAGCGGGCGGCGGGCGGGGCGCCGTTCTAG
- a CDS encoding hypothetical protein (identified by MetaGeneAnnotator; putative;~sequence version:1) → MRTRTSTRIAVAGALAALSALALTGCNSGDKADTAAGAPAPASASASSSGSTAGSPEAPSKASSGSGSSGGSSSGGGATAACTTQNTSAQFRQSANHASASQAATGSLRITNSSGAACTLVGPTVVTVTDDAKRGGSASADNSEEGSDAVDIPAGGTATADVMYTDVNTEGTARLSCRTESSSVKVALPKDAGTTVNVMKADGSPGGVFSLCADSFKLGAFSVR, encoded by the coding sequence ATGCGCACTCGTACCAGCACCCGCATAGCCGTTGCCGGGGCACTCGCCGCACTGTCGGCGCTCGCGCTCACCGGCTGCAACAGCGGCGACAAGGCAGACACCGCCGCCGGTGCACCGGCTCCCGCGTCGGCGTCGGCGTCTTCGTCGGGCTCGACCGCGGGCTCGCCCGAGGCGCCGTCCAAGGCGTCGTCCGGGAGCGGCTCGTCCGGTGGCAGCTCGTCCGGTGGCGGCGCCACCGCGGCCTGCACCACCCAGAACACCTCGGCGCAGTTCCGTCAGAGCGCGAACCACGCCAGTGCGTCGCAGGCGGCCACAGGTTCGCTGAGGATCACCAACTCCTCCGGCGCCGCCTGCACCCTCGTCGGTCCCACGGTCGTGACCGTCACCGACGACGCGAAGCGCGGCGGGTCGGCCTCCGCCGACAACTCCGAGGAAGGCTCGGACGCGGTCGACATCCCGGCGGGCGGCACGGCGACGGCCGACGTGATGTACACCGACGTGAACACCGAGGGCACCGCGCGCCTCTCCTGCCGGACGGAATCGTCCTCGGTCAAGGTCGCGCTGCCGAAGGACGCGGGCACCACGGTGAACGTGATGAAGGCGGACGGCTCGCCGGGCGGTGTCTTCAGCCTCTGCGCCGACTCCTTCAAGCTCGGCGCCTTCTCGGTCCGCTAG
- a CDS encoding hypothetical protein (identified by MetaGeneAnnotator; putative;~sequence version:1): protein MRVATALTVLTVAACGGPDGGSGGGKDTTLVPCAVRHETDQVTARFPSFGPLRSTSWCDRWHDYGERGVPGPTDVRMVGILDPVDDRAVRDDLADPTLAFEPATPAGLPAEIEKLLPEDAEWRVSEPVSRRLTEERYSGTFFYDARSGQVLFDCVNPRRKDEPPPKVVTN, encoded by the coding sequence GTGCGGGTCGCCACGGCGCTGACCGTGCTCACGGTCGCCGCCTGCGGCGGTCCCGACGGCGGTTCCGGCGGCGGGAAGGACACCACCCTGGTCCCCTGCGCCGTACGGCACGAGACGGACCAGGTCACGGCGCGCTTCCCGTCGTTCGGCCCGCTGCGGTCGACCTCGTGGTGCGACAGGTGGCACGACTACGGTGAGCGCGGTGTCCCCGGACCGACCGACGTCCGGATGGTCGGGATCCTCGACCCCGTGGACGACCGGGCCGTACGCGACGACCTCGCCGACCCCACGCTTGCGTTCGAGCCGGCGACGCCCGCCGGTCTGCCGGCGGAGATCGAGAAGCTGCTACCGGAAGACGCCGAGTGGCGGGTGAGCGAGCCGGTGAGCCGGCGCCTCACCGAGGAGCGCTACTCCGGGACCTTCTTCTACGACGCGCGCAGCGGGCAGGTGCTCTTCGACTGCGTGAACCCGCGCCGCAAGGACGAGCCCCCACCCAAGGTGGTCACCAACTGA
- a CDS encoding haloalkane dehalogenase (Predicted hydrolases or acyltransferases (alpha/beta hydrolase superfamily) [General function prediction only]; COG0596;~Putative lysophospholipase; pfam12146;~identified by MetaGeneAnnotator; putative;~probable haloalkane dehalogenase [Streptomyces venezuelae ATCC10712]) codes for MRVELSDVTLDVEVSGEGPAVLLVHGFPDSHRLWRHQIPVLNAAGFRTIAPTLRGFGASGRPEGGPEAYSPAASVADMVELLDRLDVDRVHLVGHDWGSVVAQGFAHALPDRVPSLSILSVGHPRAGRGAGWEQRQRSWYILLFQLPELAESWLARDDFANMREMLAEHLDAEEVLEPLRAPGALTAALNIYRAGLPAEVQFAPDLPVPPLPAGLPVMGVWSAGDRFLTEHQMSATADHVSGSWRYERIEDAGHWFPLDQPELTGELLLSFLKANS; via the coding sequence ATGCGCGTGGAACTGTCGGACGTCACGCTGGACGTCGAGGTGAGCGGTGAGGGACCGGCGGTCCTGCTGGTCCACGGATTCCCGGACTCGCACCGGCTGTGGCGCCACCAGATCCCGGTCCTGAACGCGGCCGGCTTCCGTACGATCGCACCGACCCTGCGCGGCTTCGGCGCCTCGGGCCGGCCGGAGGGCGGCCCGGAGGCGTACTCTCCCGCCGCCTCGGTGGCCGACATGGTGGAACTGCTCGACCGGCTCGACGTCGACCGGGTCCACCTGGTCGGCCACGACTGGGGTTCGGTCGTCGCGCAGGGCTTCGCCCACGCGCTGCCGGACCGGGTGCCGAGCCTGAGCATCCTGTCCGTCGGCCACCCCCGGGCCGGCCGGGGCGCGGGCTGGGAGCAGCGGCAGCGGTCGTGGTACATCCTGCTCTTCCAGCTGCCGGAGCTGGCCGAGTCCTGGCTCGCGCGCGACGACTTCGCGAACATGCGGGAGATGCTCGCCGAGCACCTGGACGCGGAAGAGGTCCTGGAGCCGCTGCGGGCGCCGGGTGCGCTGACGGCCGCGCTGAACATCTACCGCGCGGGTCTGCCCGCCGAGGTGCAGTTCGCCCCGGACCTGCCGGTGCCACCGCTGCCCGCCGGCCTCCCGGTGATGGGCGTCTGGTCCGCCGGCGACCGCTTCCTCACCGAACACCAGATGTCCGCCACCGCCGACCATGTGTCCGGCTCGTGGCGCTACGAGCGGATCGAGGACGCGGGCCACTGGTTCCCGCTCGACCAGCCGGAACTGACGGGCGAGCTGCTGCTCTCCTTCCTGAAGGCGAACTCCTGA
- a CDS encoding aminoglycoside phosphotransferase (Protein Kinases, catalytic domain; cl09925;~aminoglycoside phosphotransferase [Streptomyces lividans TK24];~identified by MetaGeneAnnotator; putative): MNEARAREILAAAGLRADEATLLTLGENAVFALGDLVVKVGRDAELLPRATRELALSGWLESAGIPAVRAAEAEPLVAQGHPVTLWHRLPDAVRPSEPRDLAPLLRAVHALPEPDGFTLPRRELLGGVERWLRLAGDAIDPADAAFLRERRDSFAPTAAALAPHLTPGPIHGDALPRNVHVGPDGPVLVDLETFSSDLREHDLVVLALSRDRYGLDPAAYDAFTDAYGWDVRTWEGCAVLRGARETASCAWVAQHAPSNPKALAEFERRVASLRDGDPEVRWYPF, translated from the coding sequence ATGAACGAGGCGCGGGCCCGGGAGATCCTGGCCGCCGCGGGACTGCGGGCGGACGAGGCGACCCTGCTCACCCTGGGCGAGAACGCGGTCTTCGCCCTCGGCGACCTGGTGGTCAAGGTCGGCCGCGACGCCGAACTGCTGCCGCGCGCCACGCGCGAGCTGGCACTGTCCGGCTGGCTGGAATCGGCCGGCATTCCGGCCGTACGGGCGGCGGAAGCCGAGCCCCTGGTGGCCCAGGGACACCCGGTGACCCTCTGGCACCGGCTCCCCGACGCGGTCCGGCCGTCCGAGCCGCGCGACCTGGCGCCGCTGCTGCGCGCCGTGCACGCCCTGCCGGAGCCGGACGGGTTCACCCTGCCACGCCGCGAGCTCCTGGGCGGCGTCGAGCGCTGGCTGCGGCTCGCCGGGGACGCCATCGACCCGGCGGACGCCGCGTTCCTGCGCGAGCGGCGCGACTCGTTCGCCCCGACGGCCGCCGCGCTCGCCCCGCACCTCACGCCCGGGCCGATCCACGGCGACGCGCTCCCCCGTAACGTCCACGTCGGCCCCGACGGCCCGGTCCTGGTGGACCTGGAGACCTTCTCGTCCGATCTGCGCGAGCACGACCTGGTGGTCCTCGCGCTGTCCCGGGACCGCTACGGCCTGGACCCGGCCGCCTACGACGCCTTCACCGACGCGTACGGCTGGGACGTCCGTACGTGGGAGGGCTGCGCCGTGCTGCGCGGCGCGCGGGAGACCGCCAGCTGCGCCTGGGTGGCCCAGCACGCGCCGTCGAACCCCAAGGCGCTCGCCGAGTTCGAGCGGCGGGTCGCGTCGCTGCGCGACGGCGATCCCGAGGTGCGCTGGTACCCGTTCTGA
- a CDS encoding N-acetyl-D-glucosamine ABC transport system, permease protein (ABC-ATPase subunit interface;~N-Acetyl-D-glucosamine ABC transport system,permease protein [Streptomyces venezuelae ATCC10712];~Transmembrane subunit (TM) foundin Periplasmic Binding Protein (PBP)-dependent ATP-Binding Cassette (ABC) transporters which generally bind type 2 PBPs. These types of transporters consist of a PBP, two TMs, and two cytoplasmic ABC ATPase subunits, and...; cd06261;~conserved gate region;~dimer interface [polypeptide binding];~identified by MetaGeneAnnotator; putative;~putative PBP binding loops), with protein MANVMAAPKRSARGAAPGRRPGRRRPGRRRPGRRRPGRRRGSGGPALGPGAWFLVLPALLPILILSVAPLLHGIALAFTDAQSGRTQATRWIGTLNFQDLLHDTLFWDSFRIGLLWAVGVTALQFLLALGLALLLDQDLRLRWLARTLAIVPWAMPEVVVGMMWRLVYNPDAGLLNETLHDLGLGDGRAWLSGLGTALPAVIVVGVWAGLPQTTVALLAGLQNTPRELHEAAALDGAGAWRRFRSVTWPALRPVALAITSLNFIWNLNSFALVYVLTGGGPGGRTRLPMLFAYEEAFRYGQFGYAAAMGCVLVAVVSVFLALYLVGRLKGDQDR; from the coding sequence TTGGCGAATGTCATGGCCGCGCCGAAGCGGTCCGCGAGAGGCGCCGCCCCCGGCCGGCGCCCCGGCCGCCGGCGCCCCGGCCGCCGGCGCCCCGGCCGCCGGCGCCCCGGCCGCCGGCGCGGCTCCGGCGGCCCGGCCCTCGGTCCCGGCGCCTGGTTCCTCGTCCTGCCCGCGCTGCTCCCGATCCTGATCCTCAGCGTCGCCCCGCTCCTCCACGGCATCGCCCTCGCCTTCACCGACGCCCAGTCCGGCCGCACCCAGGCCACCCGCTGGATCGGCACCCTCAACTTCCAGGACCTGCTCCACGACACCCTGTTCTGGGACTCGTTCCGCATCGGCCTGCTCTGGGCGGTCGGCGTCACCGCCCTGCAGTTCCTGCTCGCCCTCGGCCTCGCGCTCCTCCTCGACCAGGACCTCCGGCTGCGCTGGCTGGCCCGGACGCTCGCGATCGTCCCGTGGGCGATGCCCGAGGTCGTCGTCGGCATGATGTGGCGCCTCGTCTATAACCCCGACGCCGGCCTCCTCAACGAGACCCTGCACGACCTCGGCCTCGGCGACGGGCGCGCCTGGCTCAGCGGCCTCGGCACCGCGCTGCCCGCCGTCATCGTCGTCGGCGTCTGGGCCGGACTGCCGCAGACCACCGTCGCCCTGCTCGCCGGACTGCAGAACACCCCGCGCGAACTCCACGAGGCCGCCGCCCTCGACGGCGCCGGTGCCTGGCGCCGCTTCCGCAGCGTCACCTGGCCCGCCCTGCGGCCCGTCGCCCTCGCCATCACCTCCCTGAACTTCATCTGGAACCTCAACTCCTTCGCCCTGGTCTACGTGCTGACCGGCGGCGGACCGGGCGGCCGCACCCGGCTGCCCATGCTCTTCGCGTACGAAGAGGCGTTCCGTTACGGCCAGTTCGGCTACGCCGCCGCCATGGGCTGCGTCCTGGTCGCCGTCGTCTCCGTATTTCTCGCCCTGTATCTCGTCGGACGGCTGAAGGGGGACCAGGACCGGTGA
- a CDS encoding transport system integral membrane protein (ABC-ATPase subunit interface;~Transmembrane subunit (TM) foundin Periplasmic Binding Protein (PBP)-dependent ATP-Binding Cassette (ABC) transporters which generally bind type 2 PBPs. These types of transporters consist of a PBP, two TMs, and two cytoplasmic ABC ATPase subunits, and...; cd06261;~conserved gate region;~dimer interface [polypeptide binding];~identified by MetaGeneAnnotator; putative;~putative PBP binding loops;~transport system integral membrane protein [Streptomyces roseosporus NRRL15998]), whose amino-acid sequence MSAFRGRGPARAGQYAALLAYLAFLVFPFLWLVSAAFKPARELGAPHPTWIPQDPTLDNFRQALEEQPLLRAAGNSLIAAVAAALLAVAVATPLAYVLARHRSRLTAAATGWVVVSQAFPLVLLIIPLFLILKNLHLVDTRTGLVLVYLVWSLPFALWMLTGYVRAVPRELEEAAAVDGAGRLRTLVSVTAPLLAPGLVATALFAFVTAWNEFFFALVLLKSPENQTLPVVLTHFLGAEGAADLGPLAAAAFLATLPSLVVFAVIQRKITGGMAAGAVKA is encoded by the coding sequence GTGAGTGCCTTCCGCGGCCGCGGGCCCGCCCGCGCCGGCCAGTACGCGGCCCTCCTCGCGTACCTGGCCTTCCTCGTCTTCCCGTTCCTGTGGCTGGTCTCCGCGGCCTTCAAGCCGGCCCGCGAACTCGGGGCCCCGCACCCCACCTGGATTCCGCAGGACCCCACCCTCGACAACTTCCGGCAGGCCCTGGAGGAGCAGCCCCTGCTGCGCGCCGCCGGCAACAGCCTGATCGCGGCCGTGGCCGCCGCCCTCCTCGCGGTCGCCGTCGCCACCCCGCTGGCCTACGTGCTCGCCCGGCACCGCTCCCGGCTCACCGCCGCGGCCACCGGCTGGGTCGTGGTCAGCCAGGCGTTCCCGCTGGTCCTGCTGATCATCCCGCTCTTCCTGATCCTCAAGAACCTCCACCTCGTCGACACCCGCACCGGCCTCGTCCTCGTCTACCTGGTGTGGTCGCTGCCCTTCGCGCTGTGGATGCTCACCGGATACGTCCGGGCCGTGCCGCGCGAGCTGGAGGAGGCGGCCGCCGTGGACGGCGCCGGGCGGTTGCGCACCCTCGTCTCCGTCACCGCGCCGCTGCTCGCGCCCGGCCTCGTCGCCACCGCGCTGTTCGCCTTCGTCACCGCGTGGAACGAGTTCTTCTTCGCGCTCGTCCTGCTCAAATCCCCGGAGAACCAGACCCTGCCCGTGGTCCTCACCCACTTCCTCGGCGCGGAGGGCGCCGCCGACCTCGGGCCGCTCGCCGCGGCGGCCTTCCTCGCGACGCTGCCCTCCCTCGTCGTCTTCGCCGTCATCCAGCGGAAGATCACGGGCGGGATGGCGGCCGGGGCGGTGAAGGCATGA
- a CDS encoding ABC transporter solute-binding protein (ABC transporter solute-binding protein [Streptomyces pristinaespiralis ATCC25486];~ABC-type sugar transport system, periplasmic component[Carbohydrate transportand metabolism]; COG1653;~The substrate binding domain of LysR-type transcriptional regulators (LTTRs), a member of the type 2 periplasmic binding fold protein superfamily; cl11398;~identified by MetaGeneAnnotator; putative), translated as MRAAALSVAAVLLLLIAGCTAGGGDRGTDADGTIRLRFLSLAWQKESVDANKALVAEWNAAHPRVRVEYVQGSWDSVHDQLLTSFEGGEAPDLIHDASDDLADFAYAGYLADLRPLLSARLRADIPEESWRTTTVGDGVYGVPFLQEPRLIMANRTLLRQAGVRIPTAEQPWTWAEFRQVARDLTASMRKKSGGGGGDGENGGGKGKYAVAWPLKEPVSVSLNLGLSAGGRLFHRGPGPDGKVAIRFGDADAVVPGTIRAMARTDRTASPETLASGGSDILPGFFAGTYAMVPLGFSYRQQIAQQAPEGFDWTVLPAPAGDGGLAQGVSPQTLSVAEDSPHKKEAAAFLDFFLQPRSTVRLALGDWMLPTSATALTDPALHTEEFGWATGTAVARRLRPAPAQSVRGYPEWKDKVATPAFQEYYSGAIDTEELRRRLETDGNRVLARYQRD; from the coding sequence GTGCGCGCCGCCGCCCTGTCCGTCGCGGCCGTCCTCCTCCTGCTCATCGCCGGCTGTACGGCGGGCGGTGGCGACCGGGGTACGGACGCCGACGGGACGATCCGGCTCCGCTTCCTCTCCCTGGCCTGGCAGAAGGAGTCCGTCGACGCCAACAAGGCGCTGGTCGCCGAGTGGAACGCGGCTCACCCCCGGGTGCGGGTCGAGTACGTGCAGGGCAGCTGGGACTCCGTACACGACCAGCTGCTCACCTCGTTCGAGGGCGGCGAGGCCCCCGACCTGATCCACGACGCCTCCGACGATCTCGCCGACTTCGCGTACGCCGGCTATCTCGCCGATCTGCGCCCGCTGCTCTCCGCACGGCTGCGCGCCGACATCCCCGAGGAGAGCTGGCGGACCACCACGGTCGGCGACGGGGTGTACGGCGTGCCCTTCCTCCAGGAACCGCGCCTGATCATGGCCAACCGGACGCTGCTGCGACAGGCCGGGGTCCGGATCCCGACCGCCGAACAGCCGTGGACCTGGGCGGAGTTCCGGCAGGTCGCCCGGGATCTGACGGCGAGCATGAGGAAGAAGAGCGGCGGAGGCGGCGGAGACGGAGAGAACGGGGGAGGCAAGGGGAAGTACGCCGTCGCCTGGCCGCTGAAGGAGCCCGTCTCGGTCTCGCTCAACCTCGGCCTGTCGGCCGGCGGCCGGCTCTTCCACCGCGGTCCCGGACCGGACGGCAAGGTCGCCATCCGTTTCGGCGACGCCGACGCGGTCGTCCCCGGCACCATCCGGGCCATGGCGCGGACCGACCGCACCGCCTCCCCGGAGACCCTCGCCAGCGGCGGCTCCGACATCCTGCCCGGCTTCTTCGCCGGTACGTACGCGATGGTCCCGCTCGGCTTCTCGTACCGTCAGCAGATCGCCCAGCAGGCCCCGGAGGGCTTCGACTGGACCGTACTGCCCGCGCCGGCCGGGGACGGCGGGCTCGCGCAGGGCGTCAGCCCGCAGACCCTGTCCGTCGCCGAGGACAGCCCGCACAAGAAGGAGGCGGCGGCCTTCCTCGACTTCTTCCTCCAGCCCCGCAGCACCGTGCGGCTCGCGCTCGGCGACTGGATGCTGCCCACCTCCGCCACGGCCCTCACCGATCCGGCCCTGCACACCGAGGAGTTCGGCTGGGCCACGGGCACGGCGGTCGCCCGGCGGCTGCGGCCGGCGCCCGCGCAGTCGGTGCGCGGCTACCCGGAGTGGAAGGACAAGGTGGCCACCCCGGCCTTCCAGGAGTACTACAGCGGCGCCATCGACACGGAGGAGCTGCGCCGCCGGCTGGAGACGGACGGCAACCGGGTGCTGGCGCGCTATCAGCGGGACTGA